The DNA window CCAGCGCGGAGACGTCGTCGGGCAGGGCGGACGCTGCGACGTCGGCGAGCGTCACACCGTCGAGGATCTCGCGCACGTTGGCCCGCAGTGCGATCCACAGGGGGAGCAGCGATTCGGCGGGGCCGGTGTAGGACAGGTCCGGCGGCCGGACCCCGCGCACCGAGACGAGCGGCCCGTCCACGACGCGGATGACGTCCGCGATGCTGATGGAGCGGGCCGGCTTGGCCAGCCGGTAGCCGCCGTTGCCCCCGCGCTGGCTGAGGACGAGACCGCCCCGGCGCAT is part of the Streptomyces subrutilus genome and encodes:
- a CDS encoding RrF2 family transcriptional regulator translates to MRISARADYAVRAALQLAAAQDDGPLKAEAIADAQDIPHKFLEGILNDMRRGGLVLSQRGGNGGYRLAKPARSISIADVIRVVDGPLVSVRGVRPPDLSYTGPAESLLPLWIALRANVREILDGVTLADVAASALPDDVSALAESPGAWTNP